The Prevotella melaninogenica genome window below encodes:
- a CDS encoding PIN domain-containing protein, translating into MKVVLDTNIIFSDFHLNGAKIKDLCESAKSIGATIYIPAVVIDESINKYCEKIQDCKTKIDKVFSDFERLTDKKVNLSQKSIDVITKEKEEYAKFFNAQIRRLNINIIPYPSTSHKDLVSRDLARKRPFQESGKGYRDALIWESLLTICTKPNDLFDMPQVVFINKNHKDFCLEGDLHPDLREDLSKLNINEDHVEVVEDIDVFIKKFAKPKQKILQKIKDAFQSYGSYADINIIHETEQRLDKFLLYRQFDYENSPFRQEFENPSVVEIGKPEIKLDEVRQISENEVVIEYTVNVECTFDVFLFKADAMCMDEEELPQVWDNDWNKHYMAASDTATINLKIFLIVDNSFTKVLSDDIEIIDNADYQN; encoded by the coding sequence ATGAAAGTAGTATTAGATACAAATATTATTTTTAGCGATTTTCATTTAAATGGAGCTAAAATTAAAGATTTATGCGAATCAGCAAAATCTATAGGGGCTACAATTTACATTCCTGCAGTAGTTATAGATGAGTCTATAAATAAATATTGCGAAAAAATACAAGATTGTAAAACGAAAATAGATAAAGTTTTTTCCGACTTTGAAAGATTGACTGACAAAAAAGTGAATTTGTCTCAAAAATCAATTGATGTTATCACAAAAGAAAAAGAAGAATATGCCAAATTTTTTAATGCTCAAATTAGGCGTCTAAATATAAATATTATACCATATCCTTCTACTTCTCACAAAGATTTAGTAAGTCGCGACCTTGCTCGTAAAAGGCCTTTTCAAGAAAGTGGGAAAGGGTATCGAGATGCTCTTATATGGGAGAGTCTCCTTACAATATGCACTAAACCTAATGATCTGTTCGATATGCCACAAGTGGTGTTTATAAACAAGAATCATAAGGACTTTTGCTTAGAAGGTGATCTACATCCTGATTTGCGAGAAGATTTGTCTAAATTAAATATAAATGAAGATCATGTTGAAGTTGTAGAGGATATTGATGTGTTCATTAAGAAGTTTGCTAAGCCCAAACAAAAAATCCTTCAAAAAATCAAAGATGCTTTTCAATCCTATGGTAGCTATGCAGATATTAATATTATTCATGAAACTGAACAGCGTTTAGATAAATTTTTATTATATCGACAATTTGATTACGAGAATAGTCCGTTTAGGCAGGAATTTGAAAATCCCTCTGTGGTAGAAATAGGAAAGCCTGAAATTAAATTAGATGAAGTACGACAAATATCAGAAAATGAAGTTGTAATTGAGTATACTGTCAATGTAGAATGTACTTTTGATGTCTTTTTATTTAAGGCAGATGCAATGTGCATGGATGAAGAAGAATTACCTCAGGTTTGGGACAATGATTGGAATAAGCATTATATGGCGGCATCTGACACAGCTACAATAAATCTGAAAATTTTCTTAATTGTAGATAATTCATTTACAAAAGTGTTGTCAGATGATATTGAAATAATAGATAATGCCGACTATCAAAATTAA
- a CDS encoding site-specific integrase — protein MKSIFRTSFYLRSNYLNKEGKASVMMRIHLNGERMALGTTGVCVDPEMWDSTLGKVRGRTKEALVTNAQLTSISTDLQMIFQRLEFSEELSLERIKSEYLGKREDMETVLSLFTKYNNDMYAQIGCGVTKANYRKFDICKRHFAKFLEEKYARTDLNIIELTPIVIHDFDVYLKTVVGQCFNTAIKTLKTFKTVIIFGRKAGVFNHDPFLNIHFKTKRVDRGFLTDEEVDTIMHKEFATQRLVNVRDIFLFSCFTGLAYVDVANLTPDNIITMDGKQWIVTARQKTDTLSHILLLDIPKIIIKKYEGKAKNGRLIPILSNQRMNSYLKEIADVCGINKNLTFHMARHTFATMMLTKGVPVESVSKMLGHTSITTTQLYARITNKKIENDMLAVSKKLDKFDFASAPPAKATKRRYTKKIDTPIIITNH, from the coding sequence ATGAAGAGTATTTTCAGAACAAGCTTCTATCTGCGAAGCAATTATTTGAACAAAGAAGGAAAAGCATCGGTTATGATGCGTATCCATCTTAATGGAGAAAGAATGGCACTTGGCACAACAGGAGTTTGCGTCGATCCCGAAATGTGGGACAGCACACTGGGTAAAGTACGGGGACGAACCAAGGAGGCTTTGGTTACTAATGCTCAACTGACGAGTATCAGCACAGACCTTCAGATGATATTCCAACGATTAGAGTTTTCGGAAGAACTTAGCCTTGAACGCATCAAATCGGAATATCTTGGCAAACGTGAGGATATGGAGACCGTTCTTTCATTGTTTACCAAGTATAATAATGATATGTATGCACAGATTGGCTGTGGAGTTACAAAAGCAAATTATCGCAAGTTTGATATTTGCAAGCGTCACTTTGCCAAGTTCCTTGAAGAAAAGTATGCACGCACTGACCTCAATATCATTGAGCTTACCCCTATCGTCATTCACGATTTCGACGTCTATCTTAAAACCGTAGTTGGTCAATGCTTTAACACGGCCATCAAGACCTTAAAGACTTTTAAGACGGTTATCATATTTGGTCGAAAGGCTGGAGTGTTTAATCACGACCCATTCCTCAATATCCACTTCAAGACCAAAAGAGTTGATCGTGGCTTTTTGACAGACGAAGAAGTGGACACCATCATGCACAAGGAATTTGCAACGCAACGATTGGTAAATGTTCGCGACATCTTCTTGTTCTCTTGCTTTACAGGACTGGCTTACGTTGATGTAGCCAATCTTACGCCCGACAATATCATAACGATGGACGGCAAGCAGTGGATTGTAACAGCACGTCAGAAAACCGATACACTAAGCCATATCCTCTTGCTCGACATTCCGAAGATTATTATCAAGAAGTATGAGGGCAAAGCTAAAAATGGTAGATTGATACCCATTCTCAGCAACCAGCGTATGAACTCTTATTTGAAAGAGATAGCCGATGTTTGCGGTATCAACAAGAACTTGACCTTTCACATGGCTCGACATACCTTTGCCACGATGATGCTCACAAAGGGAGTTCCTGTGGAGTCTGTATCCAAGATGTTAGGACATACAAGTATAACTACAACTCAGCTTTATGCCCGCATAACGAACAAGAAGATAGAGAACGATATGCTTGCTGTATCCAAGAAATTGGATAAGTTCGACTTCGCAAGTGCTCCACCAGCAAAGGCTACCAAGCGACGTTATACTAAGAAGATTGATACACCTATTATAATAACAAACCATTAA
- a CDS encoding dipeptidase → MIKKYVEENKDRMLEELFSLIRIPSVSAQPAHKEDMVRCAERWKELLLEAGVDKAEVMPSKGNPMVYAERMVDPNAKTVLVYGHYDVMPAEPFELWKTEPFEPVIKDGHIWARGADDDKGQSFMQAKAFEYLNKNDLLKHNMKFIFEGEEEIGSGSLGPFIEEHKELLACDVILVSDTGLIGPDTPSITTGLRGLSYWQIEVTGPNRDLHSGTFGGAVANPINVLCKLIADVTGPDGKIRIPGFYADVEEASDEERKLVASIPFDEEEYKKSLGVKALFGEEGYSTIERTGYRPTFDVCGIWGGYTGDGAKTVIPSKAYAKLSSRLVPHQDHTKISQLVVDYFNSVAPDYVTVKVEKHHGGHGYVCPIDFPAYKAAERGFETVFGKRPLPVRIGGSIPIISTFEKLLGVKTVLMGFGLESNAIHSPNENMPVDLWLKGIETIINFHLEYDKEA, encoded by the coding sequence ATGATTAAGAAATATGTAGAAGAGAATAAAGACAGAATGCTCGAGGAGTTGTTCAGTCTGATACGCATACCAAGCGTAAGTGCACAACCTGCTCATAAGGAGGACATGGTACGCTGTGCTGAACGTTGGAAGGAATTGCTGCTTGAGGCAGGTGTTGACAAAGCTGAGGTGATGCCATCAAAGGGTAATCCAATGGTTTATGCAGAGAGAATGGTTGACCCTAATGCAAAGACTGTATTGGTTTATGGTCACTATGATGTGATGCCAGCAGAGCCATTTGAACTTTGGAAGACCGAACCATTTGAGCCTGTTATTAAGGATGGTCATATCTGGGCTCGTGGTGCTGATGATGATAAGGGTCAGTCATTCATGCAGGCAAAGGCATTCGAGTATCTTAACAAGAATGATTTGCTGAAGCATAATATGAAGTTCATCTTTGAAGGTGAGGAAGAGATTGGTTCTGGTAGCCTCGGTCCATTTATTGAGGAACACAAGGAACTCTTGGCTTGCGATGTAATCCTCGTTTCAGATACTGGTCTTATCGGTCCTGATACTCCTTCTATCACAACAGGTTTGCGTGGTTTGTCTTATTGGCAGATAGAGGTGACTGGTCCTAACCGTGACCTTCACTCAGGAACCTTCGGCGGTGCTGTAGCTAACCCAATCAATGTTCTTTGTAAGTTGATAGCTGATGTAACTGGTCCTGATGGTAAGATTCGTATCCCTGGTTTCTATGCTGATGTTGAGGAGGCTTCTGATGAGGAGCGTAAACTCGTTGCATCTATTCCTTTCGATGAGGAGGAATATAAGAAGTCTCTTGGTGTTAAGGCACTCTTCGGAGAAGAAGGTTACAGTACAATCGAACGCACTGGTTATCGCCCAACATTTGATGTATGCGGTATCTGGGGTGGTTACACGGGGGATGGTGCGAAGACCGTTATTCCATCAAAGGCATACGCAAAGCTTTCTTCACGTCTTGTTCCACATCAGGATCATACAAAGATCAGCCAGTTGGTAGTGGATTATTTCAACAGTGTTGCTCCTGATTATGTTACAGTTAAGGTAGAGAAGCATCACGGTGGTCATGGTTATGTTTGTCCAATTGACTTCCCTGCTTATAAGGCTGCTGAGCGTGGCTTTGAGACAGTATTCGGTAAGCGCCCATTACCAGTACGTATCGGTGGTAGTATTCCAATTATCTCTACTTTCGAGAAGTTGCTCGGTGTGAAGACTGTTCTCATGGGCTTCGGCTTGGAGTCAAATGCTATTCACTCTCCGAACGAGAATATGCCAGTAGATCTCTGGTTGAAGGGAATTGAGACAATCATAAACTTCCACCTCGAGTACGATAAGGAGGCGTAA
- a CDS encoding PcfK-like family protein produces MKGTEHFTRTIAEYLNGRAATDPLFALNLMKPNKSIEECVTYILNQVQASGCNGFEDDEIYSMAVHYYDEDEIKVGKAITCRVAVNHIVELTEEEKAEARQEAIKQYQREELAKIQSRNARPQKKETAEVVQPSLFDF; encoded by the coding sequence ATGAAAGGAACAGAACATTTTACGAGAACAATAGCCGAGTATCTCAACGGACGTGCAGCGACAGACCCTTTGTTTGCTCTCAACTTGATGAAGCCTAACAAGAGCATCGAGGAGTGTGTAACCTACATCTTGAACCAAGTGCAGGCGAGTGGGTGCAATGGCTTTGAGGACGATGAAATCTACTCAATGGCAGTCCACTACTATGACGAGGACGAAATCAAGGTGGGTAAGGCTATCACTTGCAGAGTGGCAGTAAACCATATTGTGGAACTCACAGAGGAGGAGAAAGCTGAAGCACGGCAGGAAGCCATTAAGCAGTACCAACGTGAGGAACTTGCCAAGATACAGAGCCGTAACGCAAGACCTCAAAAAAAAGAAACGGCAGAGGTGGTACAACCTTCATTGTTTGACTTCTAA
- a CDS encoding DUF1896 domain-containing protein, producing the protein MTTTKKELSYFRLKLETYLGEHFPERMNDNAFVTARADEALTAYCDAVAQGFSFPEAETMASEVLYHDLHFSKYDTLVSVLEQEFEKELPSPLPERLAPILLNNKAIQAVFAKYELTDNFAAGTEYDKLYTELTGTIVLLIEVNGLPTIGGENMT; encoded by the coding sequence ATGACAACAACAAAGAAAGAACTTTCCTACTTCCGTCTGAAGTTGGAAACGTATCTCGGAGAGCATTTTCCTGAGAGAATGAATGATAATGCGTTTGTAACCGCTCGCGCAGACGAGGCATTGACGGCTTACTGCGATGCCGTGGCGCAAGGATTTTCCTTTCCCGAAGCAGAGACGATGGCAAGCGAGGTGCTGTACCACGACTTGCACTTCTCAAAGTATGACACCCTTGTTTCCGTGTTGGAGCAAGAGTTTGAAAAGGAGCTACCAAGTCCGCTCCCCGAAAGGTTAGCACCAATCCTGCTGAACAACAAGGCAATTCAAGCGGTATTTGCCAAGTACGAACTCACAGACAACTTTGCGGCAGGTACAGAATACGACAAACTGTACACCGAACTGACTGGTACAATCGTGCTGCTCATCGAGGTCAATGGTCTTCCGACGATAGGCGGTGAGAATATGACTTGA
- a CDS encoding antirestriction protein ArdA: MERYDLSEARIYVGTYAKYNEGSLRGKWIDLSECFDQDEFMEVCHELHQDEDEPELMFQDWENIPEELIDEGHLHENFFELRDELENLDGMNVSAFWIWVENTGKDLTESVYYLMRQFNSAFVGRYVNKEEFAREMVGMEHELSEFAERYFNYEKYAEELFDEGYWFEDGYVFRDE, translated from the coding sequence ATGGAACGATACGATTTAAGCGAAGCACGCATCTATGTAGGCACATATGCCAAGTATAACGAAGGCTCACTAAGAGGTAAGTGGATAGACCTTTCTGAGTGTTTCGACCAAGACGAGTTTATGGAGGTATGCCACGAACTTCACCAAGACGAGGATGAACCCGAATTGATGTTCCAAGATTGGGAGAACATTCCCGAAGAACTCATTGACGAGGGGCATTTGCACGAAAACTTTTTCGAGTTGAGGGACGAGTTGGAGAATTTGGACGGTATGAATGTGAGTGCCTTTTGGATATGGGTAGAGAATACCGGCAAGGATTTAACCGAGTCCGTCTATTACCTAATGAGGCAATTCAATTCCGCTTTTGTAGGCAGATATGTGAACAAAGAAGAGTTTGCAAGGGAAATGGTAGGTATGGAACATGAACTATCCGAGTTTGCAGAGAGATATTTCAATTATGAAAAGTATGCGGAAGAACTCTTTGACGAGGGATATTGGTTTGAGGACGGATATGTATTCCGTGACGAGTAA
- a CDS encoding HEPN domain-containing protein produces MLTSEERKALVAYRIEKAKAVLVEARDNARLGHWSLVGNRLYYAVYHMAQALLLDKGLSAKTHAGTIHIIGQQFISVGLIDKTYGRLFSRLYELRQSGDYDDMFDATEEEVMPYFIQIEKFINEMEALITFK; encoded by the coding sequence ATGTTGACAAGTGAAGAACGAAAAGCACTTGTAGCATACCGCATTGAGAAAGCAAAAGCGGTGTTAGTAGAAGCACGTGACAACGCTCGTTTAGGCCATTGGAGCCTTGTTGGGAATCGTTTATATTATGCTGTCTATCATATGGCACAGGCTTTACTCCTTGATAAAGGATTATCTGCAAAGACACATGCAGGAACTATTCATATTATAGGACAGCAGTTTATCTCTGTTGGACTTATCGACAAAACTTATGGGAGATTGTTCTCCCGTTTATACGAGTTGCGCCAATCTGGTGACTATGATGATATGTTTGATGCTACGGAGGAAGAAGTTATGCCTTATTTTATTCAGATTGAGAAATTTATCAATGAAATGGAAGCATTGATTACTTTCAAATAA
- a CDS encoding nucleotidyltransferase domain-containing protein, translating into MMKEVRHNDVLKAISSIAMELKPENGKIILFGSQARGDASELSDWDILILLDKDRIEESDHDKFTYPFWELGWKINAMIHPIIYTLQEWANRIHSPFHNNVESEGILLC; encoded by the coding sequence ATGATGAAAGAAGTAAGACATAATGATGTGTTGAAGGCTATTAGCAGCATTGCGATGGAGTTAAAACCTGAAAACGGAAAGATAATTCTTTTCGGCTCTCAGGCGCGTGGTGATGCAAGTGAACTGTCAGACTGGGATATTCTCATTCTTCTTGATAAGGATAGAATAGAAGAATCTGATCATGATAAGTTCACCTATCCTTTCTGGGAACTTGGATGGAAAATTAATGCAATGATACATCCTATCATCTATACCTTGCAGGAGTGGGCTAATCGAATTCACTCTCCTTTTCATAACAATGTTGAATCAGAGGGAATTTTGTTATGTTGA
- the mfd gene encoding transcription-repair coupling factor translates to MKIQDIQKLYAMLPQAGAIQKIQKDKSIRTVFLQGLVASAAPMFFASIAERWKTTTVFVLNDNDEAGYFYNDLKTIAMPVDGEGKVAEVLFFPSSYRRAVKYGQRDAGNEILRTEVLTRLSALASCADNALPLYIVTEPSALSELVVSKKQLDERRLTLTVDQHIDIVEVEKTLRSFGFTETDYVYEPGQFAVRGSIIDVYSFSNELPFRIDFFGDDIETIRNFEVETQLSTEKLTRVEIVPELTTMSEEKVPFLQFLPEDAVLAFKDFLYVRDAIDNIYQEGFTNQALTEKLEGKTELEQRELEVAFRKEGQLVPASRWMNDALDFRRIEFGMNHSTSDQAKKKDGSRATINFSTSPQPLFHKNFDLLSKTLRDYLLQGYKLYIFADSEKQTIRLRDIFDSLADTNVSPDSENLSVAELSGEGQDATVGALPFTPVNRTLHEGFVDSTLKVCFFTDHQIFDRFHKYNLKSDKARQGKMALTMKELQEMEPGDFLVHVDFGIGKFAGLVRVPAGDSYQEMIRLVYQHNDIVDVSIHSLYKISKYRRGDSGEPPRLSVLGSGAWDRLKERAKKRIKDIARDLIKLYAKRRREKGFAFSPDSFMQHELEASFLYEDTPDQLKATQELKQDMESARPMDRLVCGDVGFGKTEVAIRAAFKAAVDNKQVAVLVPTTVLAFQHYQTFKKRLKDMPVRVDYLSRARSAKQTKQVLEDLAEGKIDILVGTHKLIGKSVKWHDLGLLIIDEEQKFGVSTKEKLRQLKTNVDTLTMSATPIPRTLQFSLMGARDMSIMRTPPPNRYPIQTEIASFSHEVIADAINFEMSRNGQVYFVNDRISNLPEIANLIKKYVPDCRIAIGHGQMKPEELEEIVMGFMNYDYDVLLSTTIVENGIDISNANTIIINDAHRFGLSDLHQMRGRVGRSNKKAFCYLLAPPLAALNPEARRRLEALETFSDLGSGFNLAMQDLDIRGAGNLLGSEQSGFMEDLGYETYQKILNQAVMELKNDEFQDLYEEEMDEGKQITGDDFIDDCAVESDLEMYFPDNYVPGSSERMLLYRELDNIEKDEDLDAYRKRLQDRFGPVPRQGEELMQVVALRRVGKRLGCEKIILKQGRMQMQFVSNPNSVYYQSAAFDKVLNYIGYHPRRCNLKERNGKRSMVVSDVKTVGEGVMILRDIEHPQS, encoded by the coding sequence ATGAAGATACAAGACATACAGAAACTATACGCTATGCTGCCACAGGCAGGAGCGATACAGAAGATACAGAAAGATAAGTCGATAAGAACTGTTTTTCTGCAAGGACTCGTGGCTTCAGCTGCTCCGATGTTCTTTGCTTCAATAGCTGAACGATGGAAGACAACGACTGTTTTCGTGTTGAATGACAATGACGAGGCGGGTTATTTCTACAATGACCTCAAGACAATTGCTATGCCTGTTGATGGTGAGGGGAAGGTAGCAGAGGTGCTGTTTTTTCCATCGTCTTATCGTCGTGCAGTGAAATATGGACAGCGTGATGCGGGTAATGAAATCCTGCGTACAGAGGTGCTGACACGTCTTTCTGCCCTTGCCTCGTGTGCTGACAACGCTCTACCGCTTTATATTGTCACTGAGCCATCAGCGCTATCAGAACTTGTTGTATCAAAAAAGCAGTTGGATGAACGTCGTTTGACATTGACAGTTGACCAGCATATTGATATTGTAGAGGTGGAGAAAACCTTACGTTCTTTTGGTTTTACGGAGACTGATTATGTCTATGAACCAGGTCAGTTTGCTGTGCGTGGTAGTATTATAGACGTCTATTCCTTCTCAAATGAACTTCCTTTTCGTATCGATTTCTTTGGTGATGATATTGAAACCATTCGCAACTTTGAAGTGGAGACGCAGTTGTCTACAGAGAAGCTGACACGTGTTGAGATTGTTCCAGAGCTGACAACGATGTCAGAAGAGAAGGTGCCTTTCCTTCAGTTCTTACCAGAAGATGCCGTATTGGCATTCAAGGACTTCCTCTATGTGCGTGATGCGATTGATAATATCTATCAAGAAGGCTTTACTAATCAAGCTTTGACGGAGAAGTTAGAGGGTAAAACGGAGTTAGAACAGCGCGAATTGGAAGTGGCTTTCCGTAAGGAAGGACAACTGGTGCCAGCCTCACGTTGGATGAACGATGCACTTGATTTCCGTCGTATAGAGTTTGGTATGAATCATTCTACCTCTGATCAAGCAAAGAAGAAGGATGGTTCACGGGCTACGATAAACTTCAGTACGTCACCACAACCACTCTTCCACAAGAACTTTGACTTACTGTCTAAGACCCTTCGTGACTATCTTCTGCAAGGTTATAAACTCTATATCTTTGCAGATAGCGAGAAGCAGACTATACGTTTGAGGGATATCTTCGATTCATTGGCAGATACAAATGTCTCACCTGACTCTGAGAATCTGTCTGTAGCTGAACTGTCTGGGGAGGGGCAGGACGCGACGGTGGGAGCTTTACCTTTTACACCTGTCAACCGAACGTTGCATGAAGGTTTTGTTGATAGTACGCTGAAAGTATGTTTCTTTACCGATCATCAGATTTTCGACCGTTTCCATAAGTATAACCTCAAGTCAGACAAGGCACGTCAAGGTAAGATGGCTTTGACGATGAAAGAGCTGCAAGAGATGGAACCTGGTGACTTCTTAGTGCATGTAGACTTTGGTATAGGTAAGTTTGCTGGTCTGGTTCGTGTGCCTGCTGGCGACTCTTATCAAGAGATGATACGTCTTGTTTATCAGCATAATGATATTGTGGACGTGTCTATTCACTCGCTCTATAAGATTAGTAAGTATCGTCGTGGTGATAGTGGTGAACCACCACGATTGTCTGTTCTTGGTTCAGGTGCTTGGGATCGCTTGAAAGAAAGGGCGAAGAAGCGTATTAAGGATATTGCTCGCGACCTCATAAAACTCTATGCTAAGCGACGTCGTGAAAAAGGATTTGCCTTTTCTCCAGACTCGTTTATGCAGCACGAATTGGAGGCTTCATTCCTTTATGAGGATACGCCCGACCAGTTGAAGGCTACACAAGAACTCAAACAAGATATGGAAAGCGCACGTCCGATGGATCGTCTGGTTTGTGGTGATGTGGGATTTGGTAAGACGGAGGTGGCTATCCGTGCTGCTTTCAAGGCTGCTGTGGATAATAAGCAGGTGGCTGTATTAGTACCTACAACCGTGTTAGCCTTCCAACATTACCAAACTTTTAAGAAGCGATTGAAGGATATGCCTGTACGTGTTGATTACCTCTCACGTGCTCGTAGTGCTAAACAAACAAAACAGGTGTTGGAGGATTTGGCAGAGGGAAAGATAGATATTCTTGTTGGTACGCATAAGTTGATAGGGAAGTCGGTGAAGTGGCATGACCTCGGACTACTTATCATTGATGAAGAACAGAAGTTCGGTGTGTCGACAAAGGAGAAACTTCGCCAATTAAAAACAAATGTTGACACCCTTACGATGTCGGCAACTCCGATCCCACGTACGCTACAGTTTTCACTGATGGGTGCACGTGATATGAGTATTATGCGTACACCGCCACCTAACCGTTATCCTATTCAGACCGAGATAGCTTCTTTCTCGCATGAAGTAATAGCAGATGCAATCAACTTTGAGATGAGCCGTAATGGACAGGTTTACTTTGTAAATGACCGCATCAGCAATCTTCCAGAGATAGCAAATCTTATTAAAAAGTATGTGCCAGACTGCCGTATTGCTATCGGACACGGGCAGATGAAGCCTGAAGAATTGGAGGAGATAGTGATGGGCTTTATGAACTATGACTATGACGTACTGCTTTCAACAACGATTGTTGAGAATGGTATTGATATTTCCAACGCCAATACTATCATCATCAACGATGCGCATCGTTTCGGACTCTCCGACCTGCACCAGATGCGTGGTCGTGTGGGGCGTTCTAATAAAAAGGCTTTCTGTTATCTTCTTGCTCCTCCTTTGGCTGCATTAAACCCAGAGGCACGTCGTCGGCTGGAGGCTTTGGAGACCTTCTCCGACCTCGGTAGTGGATTTAATCTTGCGATGCAGGACCTTGATATCCGTGGTGCTGGTAATCTCTTAGGCTCTGAGCAGAGCGGATTTATGGAGGATTTGGGATATGAAACCTATCAGAAAATCCTCAATCAGGCGGTGATGGAACTAAAAAATGATGAGTTCCAAGATTTGTATGAAGAGGAGATGGACGAAGGAAAGCAGATTACGGGTGATGACTTTATTGATGATTGTGCCGTAGAGAGCGACCTTGAAATGTACTTCCCTGATAACTACGTGCCGGGTAGTTCAGAGCGTATGCTGCTTTATCGTGAGCTTGATAATATTGAAAAAGACGAGGATCTCGATGCTTATCGTAAACGTCTACAAGACCGTTTCGGTCCTGTTCCACGTCAAGGTGAGGAACTGATGCAGGTCGTTGCACTTCGTCGTGTGGGTAAGCGATTGGGTTGTGAGAAGATTATCCTTAAGCAGGGACGTATGCAGATGCAGTTTGTTTCTAACCCTAATAGTGTCTACTATCAGAGTGCTGCCTTTGATAAGGTACTCAACTATATCGGTTATCATCCTCGTCGTTGCAATCTGAAGGAACGAAATGGCAAACGTTCTATGGTAGTCAGTGATGTGAAGACGGTAGGAGAGGGAGTAATGATTCTACGTGATATAGAGCATCCTCAGTCGTAA
- a CDS encoding PcfJ domain-containing protein, with protein MKPRNKFQKQVAELAIQLPTITDKQSQWAYTHLFEHIAKRNTKGEHTCLECGHQWTDTRHKGKTTICPHCGTKLTIHTERQRVFKDIAYYCVLTTFKGYQVIRYFYMEVYRKQGQPIRRFCSEVVERWMAPNGKSAVLARLRPMSCWYDTWQFGSALEIRPDKPLYDILPHGIYPRYGVMKDIRRNGFKGAFHDLTPFELFHSILTDNKAETLLKSGQFSLLCHFIRDRYAKIDKYWASIRICLRNGYQVEDGNLWCDMVDTLATLNKDIRSPKYICPTDLRAAHDHYQAKRRARQERENIIKKRKEAMEAEQAYKQLKAKFFGIEFTDGIIRIHVLESVQEHLEEGTAMHHCVYDAHYYSKPQSLIFSATKDGERIETIEVSLETMKVVQSRGVCNKNTEYHEQILALMQKNMRMIAQRATA; from the coding sequence ATGAAACCAAGAAATAAATTTCAGAAGCAAGTGGCGGAGTTGGCAATCCAACTTCCCACCATTACCGACAAGCAAAGTCAGTGGGCATATACGCACCTTTTTGAACATATTGCCAAGCGCAACACGAAAGGCGAACACACTTGTTTGGAGTGTGGACACCAATGGACGGACACACGGCATAAAGGCAAGACCACAATTTGCCCCCATTGCGGAACGAAACTCACCATACATACAGAACGGCAGAGGGTATTTAAGGATATTGCATACTATTGCGTACTCACCACCTTCAAAGGCTACCAAGTGATACGTTACTTCTATATGGAGGTGTACCGCAAGCAAGGACAACCGATAAGACGATTTTGTTCTGAGGTGGTTGAGCGTTGGATGGCACCCAACGGCAAAAGCGCAGTATTGGCACGACTTCGCCCGATGAGTTGTTGGTATGACACGTGGCAGTTTGGCAGTGCTTTGGAAATCCGCCCCGACAAGCCTTTGTACGACATACTTCCACACGGCATTTACCCACGTTATGGAGTGATGAAGGACATTAGGCGCAACGGATTTAAGGGAGCGTTCCACGACCTTACCCCCTTTGAGTTGTTTCATTCCATTCTTACGGACAACAAGGCGGAAACCTTATTGAAGTCTGGACAATTCTCCCTACTTTGCCACTTCATTAGGGACAGATATGCCAAAATTGACAAGTATTGGGCATCTATCCGTATCTGTTTGCGCAATGGCTACCAAGTGGAGGACGGCAATTTGTGGTGCGATATGGTTGATACGCTTGCGACACTCAACAAGGACATACGCAGTCCGAAGTATATTTGCCCCACCGACCTAAGAGCAGCGCACGACCATTACCAAGCCAAGCGCAGGGCAAGGCAGGAGCGTGAGAACATTATCAAAAAGCGCAAGGAAGCGATGGAAGCCGAACAAGCATACAAGCAACTCAAAGCAAAATTCTTTGGCATAGAGTTTACTGACGGCATTATCCGCATCCACGTTTTGGAGAGTGTGCAGGAGCATTTAGAGGAAGGCACGGCAATGCACCATTGCGTATATGACGCACACTATTACAGCAAACCGCAGTCGCTTATCTTCTCTGCCACAAAGGACGGAGAGCGCATCGAGACCATCGAGGTATCATTGGAAACGATGAAAGTGGTGCAAAGTCGTGGCGTGTGCAACAAGAACACCGAGTACCACGAGCAGATACTCGCCTTGATGCAGAAGAATATGAGAATGATAGCGCAGAGAGCAACCGCATAA